In a single window of the Spirochaetaceae bacterium genome:
- a CDS encoding triose-phosphate isomerase, producing the protein IAYEPVWAIGTGKTASSADAEAMHIHIRKTLAALYNDELANGLSILYGGSVKPDNIKELMAMPNIDGALVGGASLKAADFSALVNFDK; encoded by the coding sequence ATTGCCTACGAGCCGGTATGGGCTATTGGTACCGGTAAAACGGCCAGCAGCGCCGATGCAGAGGCTATGCATATACATATACGCAAAACTTTGGCAGCTTTATACAATGACGAGTTGGCTAATGGTTTATCTATTCTTTACGGCGGTAGTGTTAAGCCCGATAATATTAAAGAATTAATGGCTATGCCTAACATTGACGGGGCCTTAGTGGGCGGGGCTAGTTTAAAAGCTGCCGATTTTAGCGCTTTAGTCAATTTTGATAAATAA